CAGAGCCCCTTTTCCTTCGAGTGCTCCATCTCGCGGAGGGTCACGCCGGGGATCGACTCGAGGATCCGGCGCGGCGCGTCGTAGACCTTGTTGTAGCGGCCGAGATAACAGGGATCGTGGAAAGTGATCGATTCGGAGAGCTCGCCCTGCATCCGGATCCGACCCTGTGCGATGAGCTCGGCGACGAGCTCGGTCCCGTGGATCACCTCGTAGTCGCCGCCGAACTGCGGGTATTCGTTCTTCAGGCAATTGAGGCAGTGCGGACAGTTCGTGACGATCTTCTTGACGCCGTAGCCGTTCATCGTCTCGACGTTCTGCTGCGCCAGCGTCTGGAAGAGGTACTCGTTACCCATCCGCCGCGCGGAATCGCCGTTGCAGGTTTCTTCCGTCCCGAGGATCGCGAACGTCACGCCCGCCTCGCGGAGGATCTCGACGAGCGCCTTCGACACTTTCTTCGCCCGATCCTCGTACGACCCGGCGCAACCGACCCAGAAGAGGTACTCGACACTGCCCTTTTCCGCCTCGGCCATCGTGACGACGGGAATGTCTCCAACCCAATCGCCGCGCGAAGCGGCGGCGATCCCCCACGGGTTGCCGTTGGTCTCCATGCCGCGGAACGCCGTCTGCATCTCCTTCGGGAACTCGGCGCGGTCGAGGACGAGGTGCCGCCGCATCTCGACGATCTTGTCGACCGCCGGGATGATGAAGACCGGGCACGCGGTCGTGCAGAAGCCGCACGTCGTGCAGGCCCAGATCGTGTCCTCCGAGATCCATCCGCCGATCAGCGGCTTCGTCTCCGCGGCCGGACCGCTCCCGCGGCCGGAGGCCTCCGCGAGGAGCCGCGGCGTCTCCGCGTAGAACGCGTCGCGGAACGTCGTGATGTGGTTCTTCGGGTCGAGCGGCTTGCCGGTCAGGACCGTCGGACAGACGACGCGGCAGCGGCCGCATTCGGTGCACGTGTAGCCGTCCAGCAGCGCTTTCCAGGTGAAGTCCTCGACCTTCGACGCGCCGAACGTCTCGGTGTTCTCGAGGTCGACGGTCGCAAGCCGCCCCATCGGCTCGAGCTTCTGAAGGAAGATGTTCGGGATTGCCACGATGATGTGGAAGTGCTTCGAATACGGCAGGTAGTTGCCGAAGAAGAAGATGTCGACGAGGTGCACCCACCAGCAGGCGGAAAAGAGGGTCGCGAGCGCGGCGGGGGCCATCCCCCCGAGGAGGGAGGCGACCGGAGCGCTCACCGGCGACCACCAACCCGCGCGCGCGGGGTCGAGGGCGATCCGGGCGGCGTCGGCGACGAGGTCGGTCACGATCAGCAGATCGATCAGGAACAGGATGAACCACGCGTCGAACGACGGGTCGAGCCGCTTCGGCCGGGCGAACAGCCGCCGCCAGGCCGCCATCGCGACGCCGACGAAGACGAGGAGCTCGATCACGTCCTTGACGAAGTTGTAGCCGTGGCCGAGCGTGCCGGAGAACGGCTGAAACGAGGGGGCGAAACCCTCGACGACGAGCGCCGTCGTCCGCACGGTGAGGACGACGAACCCGGAAAAGATCAGGATGTGGAACGTCCCGGCGTACGGGTCCCGGAACATGCGGAGCTGCAGGAACGCGTACTCGATCGTCTTTCCCAACCGAGTCGGAAGCCGGTCGAATCGGTTTTCGCGCTTCCCCGCCAGCAGCGCCTGGAAGCGCCGGGAAGCGGAATACGCGAACGCGAGGATCGCCGCGAGCACGAGGAGCGCGAAGATCACCGTCCCGGGAAGGCCCATCCAGGTCCCCGCCGTCGGAGCCGCGAGGTTTTTCATGCGCCCGCATTTCACCACATCTCGCCCCGAATCCCGAGATGCGCAAGCGCGGTCCGGCGGCGAAAGCACCTCCGTTTCCCCATCGCCGCCGCCCCGAAGGCCCCCGCGCGCCCTCCCTGCGACGAAGGTAGACTTGGCGAGTGACTCCCCCGCGACAACGATTCGAATCGTGACGGCGGCCCTGAGGTTTGAATGACTCTCGTCGCCGGAACGAAACTCGGCCCTTACGAGATCCTGTCTCCCCTGGGAGCGGGCGGCATGGGAGAGGTTTACCGGGCTCGCGACACGCGGCTCGGCCGCGAAGTGGCGGTCAAGGTGATTTCGGGAACCGCCGCTTCGAGCGCCGACCACCTGCGCCGGTTCGAACGGGAGGCCCGGTCCGCGTCCGCGCTCTCCGATCCGCACATCGTCACGGTGTTCGACGTCGGGGAACAGAACGGCGTCCATTTCTTCGCCTCCGAGCTCGTCGACGGTGGAGACCTGCGGTCCCCCCTCGGCGAGGGCGCGCTTCCCGTCCGAAAGGCGATC
The DNA window shown above is from Thermoanaerobaculia bacterium and carries:
- a CDS encoding heterodisulfide reductase-related iron-sulfur binding cluster, giving the protein MKNLAAPTAGTWMGLPGTVIFALLVLAAILAFAYSASRRFQALLAGKRENRFDRLPTRLGKTIEYAFLQLRMFRDPYAGTFHILIFSGFVVLTVRTTALVVEGFAPSFQPFSGTLGHGYNFVKDVIELLVFVGVAMAAWRRLFARPKRLDPSFDAWFILFLIDLLIVTDLVADAARIALDPARAGWWSPVSAPVASLLGGMAPAALATLFSACWWVHLVDIFFFGNYLPYSKHFHIIVAIPNIFLQKLEPMGRLATVDLENTETFGASKVEDFTWKALLDGYTCTECGRCRVVCPTVLTGKPLDPKNHITTFRDAFYAETPRLLAEASGRGSGPAAETKPLIGGWISEDTIWACTTCGFCTTACPVFIIPAVDKIVEMRRHLVLDRAEFPKEMQTAFRGMETNGNPWGIAAASRGDWVGDIPVVTMAEAEKGSVEYLFWVGCAGSYEDRAKKVSKALVEILREAGVTFAILGTEETCNGDSARRMGNEYLFQTLAQQNVETMNGYGVKKIVTNCPHCLNCLKNEYPQFGGDYEVIHGTELVAELIAQGRIRMQGELSESITFHDPCYLGRYNKVYDAPRRILESIPGVTLREMEHSKEKGLCCGAGGGRMWMEEKLGERINQTRMKEIAAMETDKVGVSCPFCMVMIANAKEEIQQGPPAFDVLELARAAMKAAG